One window from the genome of Spirosoma rhododendri encodes:
- the tuf gene encoding elongation factor Tu, with protein sequence MAKENFDRSKPHVNIGTIGHVDHGKTTLTAAITKVLAEKGLAAIRDFSSIDNAPEEKERGITINTSHVEYSTANRHYAHVDCPGHADYVKNMVTGAAQMDGAILVVAATDGPMPQTREHILLARQVGVPQLVVFMNKVDMVDDPELLELVEMEIRELLSFYNFDGDNIPVIQGSALGGLNGDAKWVATIEDLMQNVDDFIPLPPRQTDLPFLMPVEDVFSITGRGTVATGRIERGVINSGDPVEILGMGAENLKSVVTGVEMFRKILDRGEAGDNVGLLLRGIEKTDIRRGMVICKPGSVTPHMKFKAEVYVLSKEEGGRHTPFFNKYRPQFYFRTTDVTGEIVLPAGVEMVMPGDNITIEVTLINKIAMEKGLRFAIREGGRTVGAGQVTEILD encoded by the coding sequence ATGGCAAAAGAGAATTTTGACCGCTCGAAACCGCACGTAAACATCGGTACGATTGGTCACGTTGACCACGGTAAAACGACGCTGACGGCTGCCATTACGAAAGTGCTGGCCGAAAAGGGTCTGGCCGCAATTCGGGACTTCTCCTCGATTGACAACGCTCCGGAAGAAAAAGAGCGTGGTATCACTATCAATACATCGCACGTTGAATATTCAACGGCAAACCGTCACTACGCACACGTCGACTGCCCAGGCCACGCTGACTATGTGAAGAACATGGTAACGGGTGCTGCTCAGATGGACGGCGCTATCCTCGTGGTAGCTGCTACCGACGGACCAATGCCCCAGACTCGTGAGCACATCCTGCTCGCCCGTCAGGTAGGCGTACCCCAGCTTGTTGTGTTCATGAACAAAGTCGACATGGTCGACGATCCTGAACTACTTGAGCTGGTTGAAATGGAAATCCGCGAACTGCTGAGCTTCTATAACTTCGACGGCGACAATATCCCAGTTATTCAAGGTTCGGCTCTTGGTGGTCTGAACGGCGATGCCAAGTGGGTAGCTACCATCGAAGACCTGATGCAGAACGTGGATGACTTCATCCCCCTGCCTCCTCGTCAGACGGACCTGCCATTCCTGATGCCGGTCGAAGACGTGTTCTCGATCACGGGTCGTGGTACGGTTGCTACCGGTCGTATCGAGCGTGGAGTTATCAACTCGGGTGATCCAGTTGAAATCCTGGGTATGGGTGCTGAGAACCTGAAGTCGGTTGTAACGGGTGTTGAAATGTTCCGGAAAATTCTGGACCGTGGCGAAGCCGGTGACAACGTAGGTCTGCTGCTCCGTGGTATCGAAAAAACCGATATCCGTCGTGGTATGGTAATCTGTAAGCCTGGTTCGGTAACCCCGCACATGAAGTTCAAGGCTGAGGTTTACGTACTGTCGAAAGAAGAAGGTGGCCGTCACACGCCATTCTTTAACAAATACCGCCCCCAGTTCTACTTCCGTACCACGGACGTAACGGGTGAGATCGTCCTGCCCGCTGGTGTAGAGATGGTAATGCCAGGCGATAACATCACGATTGAAGTAACGCTGATCAACAAGATCGCCATGGAGAAAGGTCTCCGTTTCGCTATCCGCGAAGGTGGTCGCACCGTAGGTGCTGGTCAGGTTACGGAAATCCTCGACTAG
- the secE gene encoding preprotein translocase subunit SecE, with amino-acid sequence MDKFVSFLKASWEEVQHNVTWPKFSDLQSSSTLVLVASLIFALMVGLIDLVFENALNAFYQSF; translated from the coding sequence ATGGACAAGTTTGTTTCGTTTCTGAAAGCCTCCTGGGAGGAAGTTCAGCACAACGTGACTTGGCCTAAATTCAGCGATCTCCAGTCTAGTTCAACGCTGGTACTGGTGGCCTCGCTGATTTTTGCGCTAATGGTCGGGCTGATTGACCTGGTGTTTGAGAATGCACTCAACGCGTTCTACCAGTCATTCTAA
- the nusG gene encoding transcription termination/antitermination protein NusG, whose amino-acid sequence MSGIQWYVIRAVSGQEKKIKSYLDNEIIRQKLDEVIPQVLIPAEKVYEMRNGKKRVREKSFFPGYILISADLGNNRVLDMILNMPGVLGFLGNSQVGTTSKVPVPLREAEVRRILGKAEEEAQEVAAPTVAYLKGESVKVVDGPFGGFIGTVEEVFDDRKKLNVVVKIFGRNTPVELSYAQVEKEA is encoded by the coding sequence ATGAGCGGCATACAATGGTACGTTATCCGGGCCGTTTCGGGACAGGAGAAGAAAATCAAGTCTTATCTCGATAACGAAATCATCCGGCAAAAGTTGGACGAAGTCATTCCGCAGGTGTTGATTCCAGCGGAGAAGGTATACGAAATGCGCAATGGTAAAAAGCGTGTTCGGGAGAAGTCATTTTTTCCGGGTTATATCCTGATTTCGGCTGATTTGGGAAATAACCGTGTCCTTGACATGATCCTCAACATGCCTGGTGTACTGGGCTTTTTGGGAAACTCGCAGGTTGGCACCACGTCGAAAGTTCCGGTTCCCCTGCGGGAGGCAGAAGTTCGTCGGATCTTGGGTAAGGCTGAAGAAGAGGCACAGGAAGTTGCCGCGCCAACAGTTGCTTATCTGAAAGGCGAATCAGTAAAGGTAGTTGATGGCCCGTTTGGTGGGTTCATTGGTACAGTAGAAGAAGTATTTGACGACCGGAAGAAACTGAACGTCGTCGTGAAAATATTTGGCCGGAACACTCCGGTAGAACTCAGTTACGCACAAGTAGAAAAGGAAGCCTAG
- the rplK gene encoding 50S ribosomal protein L11, with protein MAKEVGGYVKLQVKGGQANPSPPIGPALGSKGLNIMEFCKQFNGRTQDKMGMVLPVLITYYKDKSFDFVIKTPPAPILLMEAAKLKGGSAQPNRKKVGSVTWDQVRTIAETKMPDLNCFTVESAMRQVAGTARSMGITVSGASPFEN; from the coding sequence ATGGCAAAAGAAGTAGGTGGCTATGTAAAGCTGCAAGTCAAAGGCGGGCAGGCTAACCCCTCACCTCCGATCGGTCCTGCATTGGGTTCCAAAGGTTTGAACATCATGGAATTCTGCAAGCAGTTCAACGGCCGTACGCAGGACAAGATGGGTATGGTATTGCCAGTTTTGATCACGTATTATAAGGACAAGTCCTTTGATTTCGTCATCAAAACGCCCCCTGCGCCGATCCTGCTGATGGAAGCAGCTAAACTGAAAGGTGGCTCTGCTCAACCCAACCGGAAAAAAGTTGGTTCAGTAACGTGGGATCAGGTTCGGACCATTGCCGAAACCAAGATGCCCGATCTTAACTGCTTCACAGTTGAGTCGGCAATGCGTCAGGTAGCTGGAACGGCCCGCAGCATGGGTATCACCGTAAGCGGTGCTTCCCCCTTTGAGAACTAA
- the rplA gene encoding 50S ribosomal protein L1 — MGKLTKKQKEALTKYDAAKEYSLQQAAEILKEISYTKFDASVDIDVRLGVDPRKADQMVRGVATLPHGTGKTVRVLVLCTPDKENEAKEAGADYVGLDDYIQKIEQGWTDIDVIITMPNVMAKVGRLGKVLGPRGLMPNPKSGTVTPEVGKAVREVKAGKIDFKVDKTGIIHTSIGKVSFTPEKLAENAQEIIATLMRLKPSSAKGTYVKTINLSSTMSPGVTIDKGTVAGI, encoded by the coding sequence ATGGGTAAGCTAACGAAAAAACAAAAAGAAGCGCTGACGAAGTACGATGCTGCTAAAGAATACTCGCTCCAGCAGGCAGCCGAGATTCTCAAGGAGATTTCGTACACGAAGTTTGATGCTTCTGTGGACATTGATGTCCGGCTGGGCGTTGATCCGCGTAAAGCCGACCAGATGGTACGTGGCGTAGCTACGCTGCCACATGGTACGGGTAAGACGGTTCGCGTGTTGGTGCTTTGCACCCCGGACAAGGAGAACGAAGCGAAAGAAGCCGGAGCTGACTACGTTGGCCTCGACGACTATATTCAGAAGATCGAGCAGGGCTGGACGGACATCGACGTGATTATCACGATGCCGAACGTCATGGCTAAAGTTGGTCGTCTGGGTAAAGTGCTGGGTCCTCGCGGGCTGATGCCAAACCCGAAGTCGGGTACGGTGACGCCGGAAGTAGGCAAGGCTGTTCGCGAAGTGAAGGCTGGTAAAATCGACTTCAAAGTTGACAAAACCGGTATCATTCATACCAGTATTGGTAAAGTATCGTTTACGCCGGAAAAACTGGCCGAGAACGCGCAGGAGATTATCGCTACGCTGATGCGTCTGAAGCCTTCATCGGCTAAAGGCACGTACGTGAAAACGATCAACCTGTCGAGCACGATGAGTCCGGGAGTAACGATTGACAAAGGCACAGTAGCCGGTATATAA
- the rplJ gene encoding 50S ribosomal protein L10 → MKREDKGAIIEELTGKFQSTPFFYITEANGMTVAEVNELRRKCFEQGIEYKVVKNTFIKKALETLDADYTPFNDTVLQGQSAVMFHPDNAKAPAKLIKEFRRTSEKLQLKGASIDSSLFIGADQLDTLIALKSKEELVGEIIGLLQSPAKNVISALQGGGNKLAGILKTLSEREEAA, encoded by the coding sequence ATGAAGCGCGAGGACAAAGGAGCAATTATTGAGGAATTGACTGGCAAGTTTCAGTCGACTCCCTTCTTCTACATCACGGAAGCCAATGGCATGACGGTAGCCGAAGTCAACGAACTTCGTCGGAAATGCTTTGAGCAGGGTATCGAGTACAAAGTGGTGAAAAATACCTTCATTAAGAAGGCTCTCGAAACCCTGGACGCGGATTATACCCCGTTCAACGATACGGTGCTGCAAGGGCAGTCGGCGGTGATGTTTCACCCTGACAATGCTAAAGCACCGGCAAAACTCATCAAAGAGTTTCGCAGAACGAGTGAGAAGCTACAATTGAAAGGCGCGTCTATCGACAGCAGCCTGTTCATTGGCGCTGATCAGCTTGACACGCTCATCGCGCTGAAAAGCAAAGAAGAGCTTGTTGGCGAAATTATCGGTCTGTTGCAGTCGCCCGCCAAGAATGTCATCTCGGCACTTCAGGGTGGTGGTAACAAACTGGCCGGTATCCTCAAGACGCTGTCGGAGCGCGAGGAAGCCGCTTAA
- the rplL gene encoding 50S ribosomal protein L7/L12, which yields MADLKAFAEQLVSLTVKEVNELATILKDEYGIEPAAAAPVMVAGGAGAGDAAPAAAEKTSFDVVLKSAGAAKLAVVKLVKDLTGLGLKEAKELVDSAPKPVKEGVAKDEAESLRKQLEEAGAEVEVK from the coding sequence ATGGCAGATTTGAAAGCGTTCGCTGAGCAGCTTGTAAGCCTGACGGTTAAAGAAGTTAACGAACTGGCTACCATTCTGAAAGATGAGTACGGTATTGAGCCAGCAGCCGCAGCTCCGGTAATGGTTGCCGGTGGTGCAGGTGCAGGTGATGCTGCTCCAGCCGCTGCTGAGAAAACATCGTTCGACGTTGTTCTGAAGTCGGCTGGTGCTGCTAAGCTAGCTGTGGTGAAACTGGTGAAAGACCTGACGGGTCTGGGCCTGAAAGAAGCCAAAGAACTGGTAGACAGCGCTCCGAAGCCGGTTAAAGAAGGTGTAGCTAAAGACGAAGCTGAATCGCTGCGTAAGCAACTCGAAGAAGCTGGTGCTGAAGTTGAAGTAAAATAA